The following coding sequences lie in one Arachis hypogaea cultivar Tifrunner chromosome 4, arahy.Tifrunner.gnm2.J5K5, whole genome shotgun sequence genomic window:
- the LOC140184063 gene encoding uncharacterized protein: protein MADFLVEVTGDPTEEASARWKLHVDGASHQTSGGAGIILESPVGVVNGSYQARDSLLQKYLEKVKDLSQKFEEVTVHHVPRERNTRADLLSKLASTKPGEGNRSLIQGMTREPAVTLHLSRLGSSWLDPITSFLENGKLPDDEKDAAKLRREAAKYAVIQGQLFKKGFNQPLLKCLHPDQTDYVFREVHEGCC from the exons ATGGCAGATTTTCTAGTGGAAGTAACGGGAGACCCAACCGAAGAAGCGAGcgcacggtggaagctccacgtgGACGGAGCCTCCCACCAGACCTCTGGGGGCGCCGGGATCATCCTGGAGAGCCCGGTTGGAGTC GTAAACGGGAGCTATCAAGCCAGAGACTCATTATTACAAAAGTACTTGGAAAAAGTCAAGGATTTGAGCCAAAAGTTTGAGGAGGTCACGGTCCACCACGTGcccagagaaaggaacacacgggcagatctCCTATCAAAATTGGCCAGCACTAAACCGGGAGAGGGCAACCGGTCTCTCATCCAAGGTATGACGAGGGAGCCAGCGGTCACCCTACACCTATCAAGGCTGGGTTCTTCAtggctagaccccatcaccagCTTCTTAGAAAATGGCAAACTCCCCGACGACGAAAAGGATGCCGCAAAACTGAGAAGGGAAGCAGCCAAATACGCGGTCATTCAGGGACAGCTATTCAAGAAAGGGTTCAACCAGCCCCTACTGAAATGCTTACatcccgaccagacggactatgtCTTCAGGGAAGTCCATGAAGGCTGCTGTTGA